GAAGTTGAGCGAACGAATTTACCGACTTTTGTTAATCTTTCAGCATCAGGCAATAGTTTCCCTCGCTCGTCTTTTTCATCAGTCATGGTTTTAAATTTGATGACCTTAAAAATCTTTTCATCTTTGCCTGGACGCTCTTGAAAGAAAAATGCTCCAGCACCTTTATTGGCAATAGCTAGTAATAGCCATAAAAATAGGAATATCGGACTTATAACGATAAATCCAATTAGTGCTGAAAGAAAATCGAGAATGTGTTTTATGTGTTTATACATGTTTTTAGTTATTTCTGAAAATGGTTGTGCATACTGAGCTAAATACAAGTGCTAATATGTTTTAATATTAGATTTTTAGCTTTATACCCCACTATAATATCACACACTCACTACTTCCCCAGTCGATCAGAGAATCAGCTTTTTCTAAATTAATAAAATTAAACTGTTTTATTAGATGGGTCATTTTTTCAAATGCATTTGATGTGCCAATATTCGATTTTGCATACCTTTTTAAACGGTTAAAAAACGAGCCTTTTTCTTTAAAATAGGTTTCATAGTCAGTTTTTGACATTATGCCACCTTTATTGTGTATAAGATCGCCGATATGAAAATAGGTCATTACATATTTATTGTTTTTCATTTTATTCTTAAGAAGCCAAAGAGGGAAAAATCGAAAATAACCTCCTCCCGAATATGCAACTTCTTTACCAAACAATTTAGTAGAACAAATAGGAAATTCTTTTATTTGGATGCCATTATATTCTACAATTGTTGGTGTACGTGATGGAAATGATGAGAATCCTCCAAAATCTCGTGTCATGGGAAAAACTGATGCATCTCTTCTGATACCACATTCATACAAAACTTCGAAAACCCATTTGTTTTGTTCTCCAATAGAGAAAGCTGGAGCTCTGTAACTGATAACTGGCTGACCTGAAACATCTTGAAGAGACTTAACAGCCTCAATAGTATCCTCTCGCACGGCAGAGGGTTTCATTTTGTTGAGCCATATATGTTCGTCAGAGTGACAACCTATTTCATGACCTTTATCGGCAATTTTTCGAATAACTTCTGGAAAATTGGGAGCAATTTTTCCTATACAAAAAAATGTAGCTTTAATTTTCTGTTCTTCTAATATATCTAGAATAGAATTCAAATATCTATCATATTCTTGATATTTATCTTTTCTTCCACCGTAGTAAGCCTTTTCTATATACCATTCCTCAATATCAAATGTTAGTATTTTCATTATCTATTTAATATCAATATTAGGTCTTTCTGGAATTTCTTTCACAACCTTAGCTGGTCTCCCCATAGCAATTGTCCATGCTGGTATATCTTTCGTAACAAGCGAATAAGCTCCTACAATCGCTCCTTCGCCAACAGTAACCCCAGGCATTACCATTGTTCTTTGTCCAATAAGACAACCTTTTTTTAGATGAATTTTTGCAATGTTATATCCTAATATTGCATAATCATCTCCTTTATAATATTCTTTTAAATTCCTTTGATGACATAGCAAAGTAGATTCTCCTGCAATATGTACATGATCTTCTAGAATTAACATATTAGCATGTCCAGAATCTATCCAAACATTTGAACCAATAAATACATTATTTCCCACTTTGGCGCCAATTTTTCTTAAAATCCATGGTCTTAATTTTCGGGGACTAATTGGAGCTAATAACCACGAGTTCATTAAGAATTTTAGTAAAAATCCATCTCTATAAGTTTTAAATACTCTTTTAATTAATACCCATAAACTTATATTTCCATACTCTTTTTCAGAATAATTTAGCCCTATAGCCCTTAAAAATCGATATGTTAAACTTAATTTTGTCATGAACTATTTAACGCATATTGAATTTAAAATATTAACATATTTACTAACAGCATTTTCTAAAGAATATTCTTCAGCTGCTAATAAAGCATTCATACATTGTTCTTGCAGGTTTTCGTTGTTATTAAGATATTTAGCCAAATTTTGAATATCTTGTTCATTATAATGATAGGGTAAAACAAATCCACACTTCTTTTTATTTATTACTTCAGCCTGCCAACCGTAATAATTAATTAATATTGGGCGACCAGCGGCTAAAGAGTCGAAAAACTTATTCGCAGAATTATCCCATTTAATTTTATAATCCCAAACAAATGAGCTACCCATCGAGATTTTGCTATATAAATGAGGGAGAGAGTCTTTACTAATAGGCTCTTTAAAAACAATGTTTTTATTGAGAATATTTTTTTCTTGACAATATGATATTATTTTTTCTTTTTCGCTACCGTTTCCAAAAATAAGAAATAAAACATCAGGATCTATTTTGATCATTTTTTCAGCTAATTTAGCAACATACATAATATCATTAACCGGGCCTAAAGTGCCAGCATAGAGTATAG
This sequence is a window from Lentimicrobiaceae bacterium. Protein-coding genes within it:
- a CDS encoding acyltransferase codes for the protein MTKLSLTYRFLRAIGLNYSEKEYGNISLWVLIKRVFKTYRDGFLLKFLMNSWLLAPISPRKLRPWILRKIGAKVGNNVFIGSNVWIDSGHANMLILEDHVHIAGESTLLCHQRNLKEYYKGDDYAILGYNIAKIHLKKGCLIGQRTMVMPGVTVGEGAIVGAYSLVTKDIPAWTIAMGRPAKVVKEIPERPNIDIK
- a CDS encoding glycosyltransferase encodes the protein VKLEKIDVITNISELKRFKDISKKVDLNIDLSNKKTILYAGTLGPVNDIMYVAKLAEKMIKIDPDVLFLIFGNGSEKEKIISYCQEKNILNKNIVFKEPISKDSLPHLYSKISMGSSFVWDYKIKWDNSANKFFDSLAAGRPILINYYGWQAEVINKKKCGFVLPYHYNEQDIQNLAKYLNNNENLQEQCMNALLAAEEYSLENAVSKYVNILNSICVK
- a CDS encoding polysaccharide deacetylase family protein, with the translated sequence MKILTFDIEEWYIEKAYYGGRKDKYQEYDRYLNSILDILEEQKIKATFFCIGKIAPNFPEVIRKIADKGHEIGCHSDEHIWLNKMKPSAVREDTIEAVKSLQDVSGQPVISYRAPAFSIGEQNKWVFEVLYECGIRRDASVFPMTRDFGGFSSFPSRTPTIVEYNGIQIKEFPICSTKLFGKEVAYSGGGYFRFFPLWLLKNKMKNNKYVMTYFHIGDLIHNKGGIMSKTDYETYFKEKGSFFNRLKRYAKSNIGTSNAFEKMTHLIKQFNFINLEKADSLIDWGSSECVIL